One Drosophila santomea strain STO CAGO 1482 chromosome X, Prin_Dsan_1.1, whole genome shotgun sequence DNA segment encodes these proteins:
- the LOC120457111 gene encoding zinc finger protein hangover isoform X2, with the protein MCDAAAATATTTSSAAAAAVVATTTSTVTVEAIATQPGTTTVATASAGTTSPEAAIPTTTSARNSEWSARQNCCRLCIAPQTECISIINSYAADKEPLSTKIHNCVGIKVTPQDRLSQQICHACISYLNSWQSFKNRCFSSQAKQRQWLDANKSKLLNYLDLNSAENGGGGSFDQQLHQQQQSENELEAEKATPTAASTAANILDGIHSLKKRKSLTVYPLPAIPIKDEPIDTDDDYQMKSIDESDDMVDPTMFLERSEHEGDVPLTASDYDYTAQHGVNASSVAAALPPNAVANVAAAGDSKVASCRACSLQFSTRANARRHERNLHPNLFQLSTDSPHNTPITKPTPALAAALEIQRAAAAAATAEANRAAGAAGGNISTQKYRQVVMNAFIKCEGGGYDYDNPEQYRPLLTRDKVEFIEQNDEFLEQYQTMTCRCCNKYFSTYKNFMAHVRKKYPQLPRNLCFNCLKMNDSKALFISHLKKRNCINLFRVLNALRGKTTTVMVPTAEDMTDDGATGVVAIADAGAGAVAMNSPTVTASGEVVTPGGGSERPEKLRAKELLVNKLYECKLCPKGFRTKHEFRTHVYDKHADVQRKDNNSIQCSFCGLDFADPVDRRRHYNNMDCIVRLRCMTCDAKLETHQRFLDHVYQDHLGGVGGGAVSDNASTTGSGMARSNSMEHSPGKRSLLGALGIGVGSSAEESRSSSAAPPLTSTPKPAGGTQVGGGGSTSASAAAAAQNSANRDASAPKSQYFSRMPQVCPICGQQYNNYNNVLRHMESKHPNKLPETYKCVRCGLGYPRISYLREHMINVHGVDKNRHSGGFEYIVNADAVKLADGSTPNVYTGRYDYVMKDLMSITNDDEEEEPGSVAKKMRLDDSSNNSSLVGVASQQKECPICNAVFSNNIGLSNHMRSHYTASNAVNAALAAANRMTPKSLTITATPAADSDLGFGGTISESAPATPAANVPPAMANQTPQEQAVFRRSLDQAADRRFRRMRCRICQRRFSSKKSYRYHMLTDHQVQNVQFIKCKLCNAEFAYEKGLKVHLFKVHGRAIKDEMIIKQFECEVCSIVYSSETELQQHKRSVHKLTSTSASTSSKIDDDSLMDEVKPTAADLADLSTLAAGASTASAPLYWYQCKYCPSNFNTNKKLAIHINSHDEFDSNDYSCKDCGNVYSGRKSLWVHRYKKHPQVPNPAECSLCRKVFFDRQMHDNHTPTCNRKPITSTGAHQQQDAQLQQQQALQPARRTVFRHKTGDDDDEDDDDEHQQLEERGNSDGNGTTAGVASGSTVTAGTSLKIRIPEVACTICGARFTDQEHFSKHIQKHEQELYVDNPLAAMFDDGPADAGQFQVERQNENGEYACDLCAKTFPQVIALKVHRKWHFRGDSKQNPIDGEATQLTNNNHTTNNNNNSMLHLRELHAVGLMPNQQQQSLNNSCNSSMNHNNSSSNRSKSMKRKRELKCEYCASTFISNNNLRRHMYELHKHEVSNLPEPPVIVVDDHLTCRRCQLTFDTKELWIEHKLADAKVVRPFCPFQWGCDLCGEYLSRKEKLMNHINNHLKEEVIVPVATKAAMERTAAMEAAAADANTSAPLSTLGEGAESEDNFVEKGEAAGATTSEKMSNPDEEDSDDLDEDSSGDEDESSGTGDDDDDDTDDEDGEGEDEDEEGDGGEGEDEEGVQPPAQLLTQKQHKASLNQDDDDLVEEVISSEDDEDDDGEVESDDDDDDDDDEEDDVEEPEPVALPVRPLMNGKSKMPPLIVASSEDEDDGVMPIEDIIEEEFDEDADPDPDPEDAIEEVDDDDLDEGDVEDEPNVVSTASFSESESTTTTTSNSHSHSTGERRKKADDQLNDPGFTCDLCQLCFDSQELLQSHIKSHILNGPKLSTAPAAAATTASSTATALVTAAKTKPDSKSAVLANNNNSKTSSKTVAATAAAAATATN; encoded by the exons ATGTGCGACGCTGcggcggcaacagcaacaacaacatcatcagcagcagcagcagcagtagtcgcaacaacaacatcaacggTAACAGTGGAGGCCATAGCGACACAGCCTGGAACGACGACGGTAGCCACTGCGTCAGCGGGAACCACATCCCCTGAAGCAGCCAttccaacaacaacatcggCCAGAAACAGCGAATGGTCGGCGCGACAAAACTGCTGTCGCCTGTGCATCGCCCCACAAACCGAATGCATCTCGATCATCAATAGCTATGCGGCGGACAAGGAGCCACTGTCCACCAAGATCCACAACTGCGTCGGCATCAAG GTTACACCGCAGGATCGGCTGTCGCAGCAAATTTGCCACGCCTGCATCAGTTACCTGAACTCATGGCAGAGCTTCAAGAACCGGTGCTTCAGCTCGCAGGCGAAGCAGCGCCAGTGGCTGGATGCCAACAAGAGCAAGCTCCTCAACTACCTGGACCTGAACAGCGCCGAGAATGGGGGAGGAGGCTCCTTCGATCAGCAGCTgcatcaacaacagcaatcGGAGAATGAGCTCGAAGCGGAGAAGGCGACGCCAACGGCCGCATCGACCGCGGCCAACATTTTGGACGGCATACACTCGCTGAAGAAACGCAAATCCCTAACAGTCTAT CCACTGCCTGCGATTCCAATCAAAGATGAGCCAATTGACACGGATGACGACTACCAGATGAAGTCCATAGACGAATCCGATGACATGGTCGATCCCACAATGTTCCTAGAGCGCTCCGAGCACGAGGGCGATGTCCCGCTGACG GCCTCGGACTACGACTACACTGCACAGCATGGCGTGAATGCCTCGTCGGTGGCTGCCGCGCTGCCGCCGAATGCGGTGGCCAATGTGGCAGCCGCCGGGGACTCCAAGGTGGCCAGCTGCAGGGCATGTAGCTTGCAGTTCTCCACCCGGGCCAACGCCCGTCGCCACGAAAGGAATCTGCACCCAAACCTGTTCCAGTTGTCCACAGACTCTCCCCACAACACACCCATCACGAAGCCAACGCCCGCCCTGGCTGCCGCCTTGGAAATCCAAcgggcagcggcagcggcggccacCGCGGAGGCAAATCGGGCAGCGGGCGCTGCTGGCGGGAATATCTCCACGCAAAAGTACCGCCAGGTGGTGATGAACGCGTTTATTAAGTGCGAGGGCGGCGGCTACGACTACGATAATCCCGAACAGTACCGACCACTGCTCACCCGCGACAAAGTGGAGTTCATTGAGCAGAACGACGAGTTCCTTGAGCAATACCAGACGATGACCTGCCGATGTTGCAACAAGTACTTCAGCACGTACAAGAACTTCATGGCGCACGTGCGCAAGAAGTATCCGCAGCTGCCGCGCAACCTTtgcttcaattgcctcaagaTGAACGACTCCAAAGCGCTGTTCATCTCGCATCTGAAGAAGCGAAATTGCATAAATCTCTTTAGAGTGTTGAATGCGCTGCGTGGTAAAACAACGACAGTGATGGTGCCCACTGCCGAGGATATGACAGACGATGGAGCAACAGGAGTTGTTGCGATTGCCGATGCCGGAGCTGGAGCGGTGGCCATGAATAGTCCCACAGTGACAGCGAGCGGTGAAGTTGTTACACCCGGCGGTGGCTCCGAGCGCCCAGAGAAACTGCGCGCCAAGGAACTTCTGGTCAACAAGCTGTACGAGTGCAAGCTCTGTCCCAAGGGATTCCGCACCAAGCACGAGTTCCGAACGCATGTTTACGACAAGCACGCGGATGTCCAGCGCAAGGATAACAACTCGATACAGTGCAGCTTCTGTGGGCTGGATTTTGCTGATCCCGTGGACAGACGGCGGCACTACAACAACATGGACTGCATTGTCCGGCTGCGCTGCATGACGTGCGATGCCAAGCTGGAAACGCACCAGCGATTCCTCGATCACGTCTATCAGGATCATTTGGGCGGCGTGGGTGGTGGGGCGGTCAGCGACAATGCCTCCACCACTGGCAGCGGCATGGCCAGAAGCAACAGCATGGAACATTCGCCGGGCAAGAGGAGCCTGCTCGGCGCCTTAGGTATTGGTGTTGGTTCCTCGGCGGAGGAGTCGCGAAGCAGCAGTGCGGCTCCGCCACTGACCTCCACACCAAAGCCGGCGGGGGGTACTCAGGTGGGTGGCGGTGGATCCACCAGCGCCTCTGCCGCCGCAGCCGCTCAGAACTCAGCGAATCGGGATGCATCCGCACCCAAATCCCAGTACTTCTCCCGTATGCCGCAGGTATGCCCCATTTGCGGCCAGCAgtacaacaactacaacaatgTGCTGCGCCACATGGAATCAAAGCATCCGAACAAACTGCCAGAGACATACAAGTGCGTGCGATGCGGACTGGGTTATCCACGGATCTCCTACCTACGCGAGCATATGATCAATGTGCACGGCGTGGACAAGAACCGACACTCTGGCGGCTTCGAATACATTGTGAACGCGGATGCCGTGAAGTTGGCGGACGGAAGCACGCCGAACGTCTACACGGGTCGCTACGACTACGTGATGAAGGACCTGATGTCGATAACAAATG ATGATGAAGAGGAGGAGCCTGGCAGCGTGGCCAAAAAGATGCGCCTGGatgacagcagcaacaacagcagcctggtgggcgtggctagCCAGCAGAAGGAGTGCCCCATCTGCAATGCGGTGTTCAGCAACAACATTGGCCTGTCCAATCATATGCGTTCCCACTATACGGCATCGAATGCAGTCAATGCAGCTTTGGCGGCTGCCAATCGGATGACACCCAAATCGCTAACGATTACcgcaacaccagcagcggaTTCGGATCTGGGATTTGGAGGAACAATATCAGAGTCGGCTCCAGCAACACCTGCTGCCAATGTGCCACCGGCAATGGCCAACCAAACGCCCCAGGAGCAGGCAGTTTTTCGACGTAGCCTTGATCAGGCAGCCGATCGCCGCTTTCGGCGAATGCGGTGCCGCATCTGCCAGCGTCGTTTCAGTTCGAAGAAGTCCTATCGCTACCACATGCTCACCGATCATCAGGTGCAGAATGTGCAGTTCATCAAATGCAAGCTGTGCAACGCTGAGTTTGCCTACGAGAAGGGCCTGAAGGTGCATCTGTTCAAGGTGCACGGAAGGGCCATCAAGGATGAAATGATTATCAAGCAGTTCGAATGTGAGGTTTGCTCGATCGTCTATAGTTCAGAGACGGAGCTACAGCAGCACAAACGCAGCGTTCACAAGCTTACTTCCACATCGGCGTCCACGTCCTCTAAGATTGACGATGACTCTCTTATGGACGAGGTCAAGCCTACAGCAGCGGATCTAGCTGATCTCTCCACCCTCGCGGCCGGTGCATCCACTGCATCTGCTCCACTGTACTGGTATCAGTGCAAGTACTGTCCATCAAACTTTAACACCAACAAGAAGCTGGCCATCCACATCAACTCGCACGACGAGTTTGACTCGAACGATTATTCCTGCAAAGATTGCGGAAACGTCTACAGCGGACGCAAGAGTCTATGG GTTCATCGCTATAAGAAGCATCCGCAAGTGCCCAACCCAGCTGAGTGCTCGCTGTGCCGCAAGGTCTTCTTCGACCGCCAGATGCATGACAACCACACGCCCACCTGCAACCGCAAGCCGATCACCTCGACAGGTgcccaccagcagcaggatgcacagctgcagcaacagcaggcgcTCCAGCCGGCCAGAAGAACAGTTTTCCGGCATAAGAccggcgatgacgatgacgaggatgatgacgatgagCACCAGCAACTGGAGGAGAGGGGAAACAGCGATGGCAATGGCACAACTGCCGGAGTGGCGTCGGGCAGTACTGTAACTGCGGGCACGTCACTAAAGATTCGCATTCCGGAGGTGGCGTGCACCATTTGCGGTGCTCGTTTCACCGACCAGGAGCACTTTAGCAAGCACATCCAGAAGCACGAGCAAGAGCTGTACGTGGACAATCCACTGGCGGCGATGTTCGACGATGGGCCGGCGGATGCCGGTCAGTTCCAGGTGGAACGACAAAATGAGAACGGGGAATACGCGTGCGATTTGTGCGCCAAGACGTTCCCCCAGGTGATCGCACTCAAGGTGCATCGCAAGTGGCATTTCAGAGGTGATAGCAAGCAG AACCCCATCGACGGCGAAGCGACACAGTTGACCAACAACAATCacacaaccaacaacaacaacaactcgATGCTGCACCTCCGCGAGCTGCATGCGGTGGGCCTGATGcccaaccagcagcagcagagcctCAACAACTcgtgcaacagcagcatgaaccacaacaacagcagcagcaaccgcagcaaATCAATGAAGCGGAAACGTGAGCTGAAATGCGAATACTGCGCCTCCACCTTCATCAGCAATAACAATCTGCGTCGCCACATGTACGAGCTACACAAACACGAGGTAAGCAATCTGCCCGAGCCGCCGGTGATTGTGGTGGACGATCACCTCACCTGCCGTCGCTGTCAGTTAACGTTCGACACAAAGGAGCTGTGGATCGAGCACAAGCTGGCCGATGCTAAGGTGGTGCGACCCTTCTGCCCCTTCCAGTGGGGCTGCGATCTGTGCGGCGAGTATCTGTCGCGCAAGGAGAAGCTGATGAACCACATTAATAACCATTTAAAGGAGGAGGTCATAGTGCCAGTGGCCACTAAGGCGGCCATGGAGAGAACAGCGGCCATggaagcagcggcagcagatGCAAACACATCGGCGCCACTATCAACATTAGGCGAAGGAGCAGAATCTGAAGATAATTTTGTAGAGAAAGGTGAGGCTGCAGGAGCAACAACATCAGAAAAGATGTCGAATCCCGATGAGGAAGATAGCGATGATTTGGACGAGGATAGCTCCGGCGATGAGGATGAGAGTTCAGGCACCGgagatgatgacgatgacgacacGGACGATGAGGATGGCGAGGGTGaagacgaggacgaggagggaGATGGTGGCGAAGGCGAGGACGAAGAGGGTGTGCAGCCTCCCGCTCAACTTTTGACACAGAAGCAACACAAAGCGAGTCTTAACCAGGACGACGATGATCTTGTCGAGGAGGTCATCAGCTCCGAAgacgatgaggatgatgatggAGAAGTGGAAagcgacgatgacgacgatgatgatgacgatgaggaggaCGATGTGGAGGAGCCGGAGCCAGTGGCATTGCCGGTGCGACCGCTAATGAATGGCAAATCAAAGATGCCGCCGCTGATAGTGGCCAGTTCggaggatgaggacgatgGTGTGATGCCCATAGAGGACATCATCGAAGAGGAGTTCGATGAGGATGCCGATCCAGATCCCGATCCGGAGGATGCCATTGAGGAGGTAGACGACGATGATTTAGATGAGGGGGATGTGGAGGACGAGCCGAATGTGGTGTCGACGGCCTCCTTTTCGGAGAGCGAGTCCACCACAACGACCACGTCcaattcgcattcgcattcaaCGGGTGAGCGGCGTAAGAAGGCCGACGATCAGTTGAATGATCCCGGCTTTACCTGTGATCTATGTCAACTTTGTTTCGATTCTCAGGAGCTTCTCCAGAGCCACATCAAAAGTCATATCCTCAATGGGCCAAAGCTCTCaacagcgccagcagcagcggcaacaacagcaagcaGCACGGCAACCGCATTAGTAACGGCAGCCAAGACGAAGCCTGACTCCAAGTCAGCGGTGCTggccaacaataacaatagcAAGACAAGCAGTAAGACTGTTGCTGCCacggcggcagctgcagcaactgcgACAAATTGA